One stretch of Streptomyces sp. NBC_00443 DNA includes these proteins:
- a CDS encoding AAA family ATPase, whose protein sequence is MTKSLPAKLAKPDDVVDRDREWGLLAEFLTDPDPAMRLGIVSGRRRHGKSYLLQALSEQVGGLYVTAVREEGRLPAIQRFSDAVATHAGLRPGSLRLTGWRDVLSNALDVTARSAHPLLVIDELPYLLQHSPEIPGLLQQLYDERQRGAWPGAGPGPRLILCGSAMSVMHELLSGTKPLRGRAVVDLRLGAFDYRDSRTFWQIADPLTALKVHAVLGGAPGYRPVAARPHPDDGFDTWLTRTLLDPGRAVYSRTETEYLLREDPRITQHTLYYDILTAIANGATTPSKIGAALERPRNAVAHPLGVLESTGYIRREQDILRSKHPVITLADPVIRFNQLVTLPQAAAVEQGFAEQVWQQAAPTFNSKILGPHFEDLARDFTRRYAHTLLPGGLPGPVGTTEVADQAARTKHEVDVIALAAGERPQAPRARIALLGEAKATAARRGTGDLERLERIRALLADQGYDTTASTLALYSLHGFYPDLVDLADRRDDLLLVDLPALYGS, encoded by the coding sequence GTGACGAAGAGCCTGCCGGCCAAGCTGGCCAAGCCGGACGACGTGGTCGACCGGGACCGGGAGTGGGGTCTGCTCGCGGAGTTCCTCACCGACCCGGATCCGGCGATGCGGCTCGGCATCGTGTCGGGGCGGCGGCGGCATGGGAAGTCGTACCTTCTGCAGGCCCTGTCCGAGCAGGTCGGCGGCCTGTACGTCACAGCGGTCCGGGAGGAGGGACGGCTGCCCGCGATCCAGCGGTTCAGTGATGCGGTAGCCACTCACGCCGGCCTGCGGCCAGGGAGCCTGCGTCTGACCGGCTGGCGTGATGTTCTGTCCAACGCCCTTGACGTGACCGCCCGTTCGGCTCACCCGCTCCTGGTGATCGACGAGTTGCCGTACTTGCTCCAGCACTCGCCTGAAATCCCGGGGCTGTTGCAGCAGCTCTACGACGAGCGCCAGCGCGGCGCGTGGCCCGGTGCCGGGCCGGGTCCGCGGCTGATCCTGTGCGGCTCGGCGATGAGCGTCATGCATGAGCTGCTCTCGGGGACCAAGCCGCTGCGGGGACGTGCCGTGGTCGATCTACGGCTGGGTGCCTTCGACTACCGGGACAGCCGGACCTTCTGGCAGATCGCCGACCCACTGACCGCACTGAAGGTGCACGCGGTCCTGGGCGGCGCCCCGGGCTACCGACCGGTGGCTGCCCGGCCGCATCCGGACGACGGCTTCGACACCTGGCTCACCCGGACACTGCTCGACCCGGGGCGGGCGGTGTACTCGCGTACCGAGACCGAGTACCTGCTGCGCGAGGACCCGAGGATCACACAGCACACGCTGTACTACGACATCCTCACCGCGATCGCGAATGGTGCCACCACCCCGAGCAAGATCGGTGCGGCCCTGGAACGTCCGCGCAACGCGGTTGCCCACCCGCTCGGAGTCCTGGAATCCACTGGCTACATCCGGCGGGAACAGGACATCCTGCGCTCCAAGCACCCCGTCATCACCCTTGCCGACCCCGTCATCCGCTTCAATCAGCTCGTCACCCTCCCGCAGGCCGCCGCCGTGGAGCAGGGCTTCGCCGAGCAGGTGTGGCAGCAGGCCGCTCCGACCTTCAACTCCAAGATCCTCGGGCCGCACTTCGAGGACCTGGCCCGCGATTTCACCCGCCGCTACGCGCATACCCTGTTGCCCGGTGGACTGCCCGGCCCGGTCGGCACCACCGAGGTCGCGGACCAGGCCGCCCGGACGAAGCACGAGGTCGATGTCATCGCTCTTGCTGCCGGTGAGCGCCCGCAAGCCCCTCGGGCGAGGATCGCGCTGCTGGGCGAGGCCAAGGCGACGGCCGCCCGCCGTGGGACCGGTGACCTGGAGCGCCTGGAACGTATCCGTGCCTTGCTCGCTGACCAGGGGTATGACACCACTGCCTCCACCCTGGCTCTGTACTCCCTGCACGGCTTCTACCCCGACTTGGTCGACCTGGCCGATCGCCGGGACGACCTCCTCTTGGTCGATCTCCCCGCCCTCTACGGCAGCTGA
- a CDS encoding RNA polymerase sigma factor yields the protein MGQGGEPRRRHAHDGELSAAVARAQEGDEAAFAVAYRLVHPGLLGYLRGLVGDDAEDVASDAWLEIARDLGRFRGDGAGFRGWTATIGRHRALDHLRRQKVRPRASALEHDVLDLPAPQNTHDQALESISTEHALQLVRGLPKDQAEAVLLRVVVGLDGPAAARVLGKRPGAVRTAAYRGLKRLAEQLGVAGVTDDGPRTLGESK from the coding sequence TTGGGCCAGGGAGGGGAACCCCGCCGCAGGCACGCGCATGACGGGGAGTTGAGCGCGGCCGTCGCGCGGGCTCAGGAAGGTGACGAGGCCGCCTTCGCGGTCGCGTACCGGCTGGTGCACCCGGGACTGCTCGGGTACCTGCGCGGGCTGGTCGGGGACGACGCGGAGGACGTGGCGTCCGACGCCTGGCTGGAGATCGCCCGGGACCTCGGCCGGTTCAGGGGCGACGGTGCCGGATTCCGGGGCTGGACGGCGACCATCGGCCGGCACCGGGCGCTGGACCATCTGCGCCGGCAGAAGGTTCGCCCCCGGGCGTCGGCGCTGGAGCACGACGTACTGGACCTGCCCGCTCCGCAGAACACGCACGACCAGGCCCTGGAGTCGATCTCCACCGAGCACGCCCTGCAGCTGGTCCGCGGGCTGCCGAAGGACCAGGCCGAGGCCGTACTGCTCCGGGTCGTCGTCGGCCTCGACGGCCCCGCCGCCGCACGCGTCCTCGGCAAGCGCCCGGGCGCGGTCCGCACGGCCGCCTACCGGGGGCTGAAGCGCCTGGCGGAGCAGCTGGGCGTCGCAGGTGTGACGGATGACGGCCCTCGGACGCTGGGGGAATCGAAATGA
- a CDS encoding septum formation family protein, whose amino-acid sequence MSVRSPFRTLRAISPVVALLAIGAVGCSDVSDAVDSAKDGAKKVARQRSVFSLNVGDCYNPNNKGEGTEILVEIVPCAEAHTGQVVGDFKIEEGSKYPGTDAVAAIADERCPVEAGKFAPDTWALPKGVALLHYTPTQESWATGDRAVSCSYTKDSGTFTGALNAKSLKPGQTAYLNGSNAVYEALWTNQSEKDSVEADFAGYKAQAKAVAAALDTHVKGLKDVDGTEVGKLRADLTKTAEQWKKAANAADTDTFYIAYDSAFTGIDPNKTVAARKELGLATTVPADEAEVWAS is encoded by the coding sequence ATGTCAGTTCGCAGTCCATTTCGCACCCTTCGCGCCATATCCCCCGTCGTCGCCCTGCTCGCGATCGGCGCGGTGGGATGCTCGGACGTCTCGGATGCCGTCGACAGTGCCAAGGACGGCGCGAAGAAGGTGGCCCGCCAGAGATCGGTGTTCTCGCTGAACGTCGGGGACTGCTACAACCCGAACAACAAGGGCGAAGGCACGGAGATCCTCGTCGAGATCGTGCCCTGCGCCGAGGCGCACACGGGTCAGGTCGTCGGCGACTTCAAGATCGAAGAAGGGTCGAAGTACCCCGGCACCGACGCGGTCGCCGCCATCGCCGACGAGCGATGCCCGGTCGAGGCCGGGAAGTTCGCCCCCGACACCTGGGCGCTCCCGAAGGGTGTGGCCCTTCTCCACTACACCCCGACCCAGGAGAGCTGGGCGACCGGCGACCGCGCCGTGAGCTGCAGCTACACCAAGGACTCGGGCACGTTCACCGGCGCGCTGAACGCGAAGTCCCTGAAGCCCGGGCAGACCGCGTACCTGAACGGTTCGAACGCCGTCTACGAGGCGCTGTGGACCAACCAGTCCGAGAAGGACTCCGTCGAGGCGGACTTCGCCGGCTACAAGGCGCAGGCCAAGGCCGTGGCGGCCGCCCTCGACACGCACGTGAAGGGCCTGAAGGACGTCGACGGCACGGAGGTCGGCAAGCTCCGCGCGGACCTGACGAAGACGGCCGAGCAGTGGAAGAAGGCCGCGAACGCCGCCGACACGGACACGTTCTACATCGCCTACGACTCGGCCTTCACCGGCATCGACCCGAACAAGACGGTCGCCGCCCGCAAGGAACTGGGCCTGGCCACCACCGTCCCGGCCGACGAGGCGGAGGTCTGGGCGAGCTGA
- a CDS encoding DUF1877 family protein produces MSPYFHLRAVPPSALRNSATWFQRLFEDDWDTLRRRLDRHRDELLDQRYAEQHALYAGQAQDGPRADVVLGGRPVKHPMPEHPPFLILTAAQVTRVADYLGSADFEALWRPLQTTAPPEPEVRTILAAAHRDLTAFYTRTADHGDAVVKCLLR; encoded by the coding sequence ATGAGTCCGTACTTCCATCTCCGAGCGGTGCCGCCCTCGGCACTGCGCAACAGCGCAACCTGGTTCCAGCGCCTGTTCGAGGACGACTGGGACACCCTGCGACGACGGCTCGACCGGCACCGTGACGAGCTGCTGGACCAGCGGTACGCCGAGCAGCACGCCCTCTACGCGGGGCAGGCGCAGGACGGGCCGCGGGCCGACGTGGTCCTGGGCGGCCGGCCGGTGAAGCACCCGATGCCGGAACACCCGCCGTTCCTGATCCTCACCGCGGCACAGGTCACCCGCGTGGCCGACTACCTCGGGTCGGCCGACTTCGAGGCACTGTGGCGCCCACTGCAGACCACAGCTCCTCCCGAACCGGAAGTGCGCACCATCCTCGCGGCGGCCCACCGCGACCTGACGGCGTTCTACACCCGAACCGCGGACCACGGCGACGCGGTGGTGAAGTGCCTGCTGCGATGA
- a CDS encoding beta-N-acetylhexosaminidase: protein MLIVAVVLVTVGAGVGVGLLATGDDGSSARSEQRRSGPGTGEAASPSAPRGATTPTPSPTRSYPLSKAPRTIPAVTSHTAARGPGWRPAQGERVVVSDAALADEGRLIAGELGLKYAGEKDDVRAGDVRLALNDDEGADPESYAMTVRGGRVTISGPGEAGVFYGTRTLKQEVHGGGTAPEGVVRDEPAKPVRGFMLDMARKHFTADWIEDRVRELGDLKYNQLGLHFSDDQGFRIESTSHPEIVSQEHLTKAQVQKIVKLAQSRHIQIVPEIDSPGHLGAVIAAHPDLQLRNVNGVATRGAIDISKPESAEIVDDLLNEYVGLFPGSQWHLGGDEYQALVVSDPQASYPQLAAAAREAYGSGGTVADLATGWLNDRADTVRAHDRTPRAWNDGFFRDTSVQPDKDIQVAYWTGKEIGARAPVEYLSTGRKVINYNDEFLYYVLGEPQTFVYPTGQRIYEQWTPLVLRGTTAVPAKYNGQILGASFAVWCDLANAQTQAQVAAGIRMPLRAMVQKVWDAGEPELSWAEFTALADRLG, encoded by the coding sequence GTGCTGATCGTCGCGGTGGTCCTCGTGACGGTCGGGGCCGGGGTGGGTGTCGGACTCCTGGCCACCGGCGACGACGGATCGTCCGCCCGGTCGGAGCAGCGGCGGTCGGGGCCGGGGACCGGCGAGGCCGCCTCGCCCTCCGCTCCGAGAGGGGCGACGACTCCGACTCCTTCGCCCACCCGGTCGTACCCGCTCTCGAAGGCTCCGCGCACCATCCCGGCCGTGACCTCCCACACCGCCGCCCGTGGGCCCGGCTGGCGCCCCGCGCAGGGCGAGCGGGTCGTCGTGAGCGACGCGGCCCTCGCCGACGAGGGCCGGCTCATCGCCGGTGAGCTGGGGCTCAAGTACGCCGGCGAGAAGGACGACGTGCGGGCCGGGGACGTGCGGCTGGCCCTGAACGACGACGAGGGTGCGGACCCGGAGTCGTACGCCATGACCGTGCGCGGCGGGCGGGTGACCATCAGCGGGCCCGGTGAGGCGGGGGTCTTCTACGGGACCCGGACGCTCAAGCAGGAGGTCCATGGCGGGGGTACGGCGCCGGAGGGTGTCGTGCGGGACGAGCCCGCCAAGCCGGTGCGCGGGTTCATGCTCGACATGGCGCGCAAGCACTTCACCGCGGACTGGATCGAGGACCGGGTACGGGAGCTCGGCGACCTGAAGTACAACCAGCTGGGGCTGCACTTCTCCGACGACCAGGGATTCCGGATCGAGTCCACGTCGCATCCCGAGATCGTGTCCCAGGAGCATCTGACCAAGGCCCAGGTCCAGAAGATCGTCAAACTGGCCCAGAGCCGGCACATCCAGATCGTGCCCGAGATCGACTCGCCGGGGCATCTGGGCGCCGTCATCGCCGCGCACCCCGATCTTCAGCTGCGCAATGTCAACGGAGTGGCGACCCGGGGCGCCATCGACATCTCCAAGCCCGAGTCCGCCGAGATCGTCGACGATCTGCTCAACGAGTACGTGGGCCTCTTCCCCGGCAGCCAGTGGCACCTCGGTGGCGACGAGTACCAGGCGCTGGTCGTCTCCGACCCCCAGGCGTCCTACCCGCAGCTCGCCGCCGCCGCCCGGGAGGCCTACGGCTCCGGGGGCACCGTCGCCGACCTCGCCACCGGATGGCTCAACGACCGCGCCGACACCGTCCGCGCCCACGACCGCACCCCCCGGGCGTGGAACGACGGGTTCTTCCGGGACACCTCCGTCCAGCCGGACAAGGACATCCAGGTGGCGTACTGGACGGGCAAGGAGATCGGCGCCCGGGCGCCGGTGGAGTACCTGAGTACCGGTCGCAAGGTCATCAACTACAACGACGAGTTCCTCTACTACGTGCTCGGGGAGCCGCAGACCTTCGTCTACCCGACGGGGCAGCGGATCTACGAGCAGTGGACGCCGCTGGTCCTGCGCGGCACGACGGCCGTCCCCGCCAAGTACAACGGCCAGATCCTGGGCGCGTCCTTCGCCGTGTGGTGCGACCTGGCGAACGCGCAGACGCAGGCCCAGGTCGCGGCCGGGATCCGGATGCCGCTGCGGGCGATGGTGCAGAAGGTGTGGGACGCGGGTGAGCCGGAACTGTCCTGGGCCGAGTTCACGGCGCTCGCCGACCGGCTGGGCTGA
- a CDS encoding 2-oxo-4-hydroxy-4-carboxy-5-ureidoimidazoline decarboxylase, with protein sequence MTPTHLPGRVAIPSLPEQTRTPPSPDALEAFNAAPADAVRRTLLTCLHSPRWADRLADHRPYPDVESLLAASDEAAYDLMPGDLAQALAGETLPVLPTDVYGAAHTALSAASAAYEARFGHAFVICVDGLPPNEALDQALAGIRSRLTNDPEEERVVAAEELRRLARGRLVEVLRGAGDCATSHNEPASGG encoded by the coding sequence GTGACGCCCACACACCTTCCTGGCCGAGTCGCCATACCGTCGCTGCCCGAGCAGACCCGCACTCCACCGTCCCCGGACGCGCTGGAGGCGTTCAACGCTGCCCCTGCCGACGCGGTCCGGCGCACCCTCCTGACCTGTCTGCACAGCCCCCGCTGGGCCGACCGCCTCGCCGACCACCGCCCGTATCCCGACGTCGAGTCCCTGCTGGCGGCTTCGGACGAGGCCGCGTACGACCTGATGCCGGGCGATCTGGCTCAGGCGCTGGCCGGAGAAACGTTGCCCGTGCTGCCGACGGACGTATACGGCGCGGCCCACACGGCACTGAGCGCCGCGAGCGCCGCCTACGAGGCCAGGTTCGGACACGCGTTCGTCATCTGCGTGGACGGTCTCCCCCCGAACGAGGCCCTCGACCAAGCCCTGGCCGGTATCCGGTCACGATTGACAAACGATCCGGAAGAAGAGCGGGTCGTGGCGGCAGAGGAACTCCGCCGCCTTGCAAGGGGACGCTTGGTGGAGGTTCTGAGGGGCGCGGGGGACTGCGCGACCAGCCACAACGAGCCCGCATCCGGTGGATAA
- the sdhC gene encoding succinate dehydrogenase, cytochrome b556 subunit, which produces MPRAGGPYPAGPDRQHKPAGPNPRSRRTSVPAGTLYRGREGMWSWVAHRVTGVLIFFFLFVHVLDTALVRVSPEDYDKVVATYKTPIVALLEYGLVAAILFHALNGLRVIAVDFWSKGPRYQKQMLWSVVGLWAVLMLGAIYPVLGHAARELFGS; this is translated from the coding sequence ATGCCGAGGGCCGGTGGACCGTACCCGGCCGGGCCCGACCGACAGCACAAGCCGGCTGGCCCCAATCCCCGCTCCCGGAGGACTTCCGTGCCGGCTGGAACGCTGTACCGCGGCCGGGAAGGAATGTGGTCCTGGGTGGCTCATCGAGTCACCGGCGTCCTCATTTTCTTCTTCCTGTTCGTTCACGTGCTGGACACCGCTCTCGTCCGTGTCTCTCCCGAGGACTACGACAAGGTCGTAGCCACGTACAAGACACCGATCGTCGCGCTGCTGGAGTACGGCCTCGTCGCCGCCATCCTCTTCCACGCACTCAACGGACTGCGCGTCATCGCCGTCGACTTCTGGTCGAAGGGCCCCCGCTACCAGAAGCAGATGCTCTGGTCCGTCGTCGGCCTGTGGGCCGTGCTGATGCTCGGGGCGATCTACCCCGTCCTCGGCCACGCCGCTCGTGAACTGTTCGGGAGCTGA
- the sdhA gene encoding succinate dehydrogenase flavoprotein subunit, with protein MKIHKYDTVIVGAGGAGMRAAIESTKRSRTAVLTKLYPTRSHTGAAQGGMAAALANVEEDNWEWHTFDTVKGGDYLVDQDAAEILAKEAIDSVLDLEKMGLPFNRTPNGTIDQRRFGGHSRNHGEAPVRRSCYAADRTGHMILQTLYQNCVKHGVEFFNEFYVLDQLITEVDGVKRSAGVVAYELATGEIHVFQAKAVIYASGGTGKFFKVTSNAHTLTGDGQAAVYRRGLPLEDMEFFQFHPTGIWRMGILLTEGARGEGGILRNKDGERFMEKYAPVMKDLASRDVVSRSIYTEIREGRGCGPEGDHVYLDLTHLPPEQLDAKLPDITEFARTYLGIEPYTDPIPIQPTAHYAMGGIPTNVEGEVLSDNTTVVPGLYAAGEVACVSVHGANRLGTNSLLDINVFGRRAGIAAAEYSQTADFVELPENPSELVVDQVERLRTSNGTERVATLRKELQETMDANVMVFRTEQTIKTAVEKIAELRARYKNVSIQDKGKRFNTDLLEAIELGNLLDLAEVMAVSALARKESRGGHYREDYPNRDDVNFMRHTMAYREVGDDGTESIRLDYKPVVQTRYQPMERKY; from the coding sequence ATGAAGATCCACAAGTACGACACCGTCATCGTCGGCGCCGGTGGCGCGGGCATGCGCGCGGCCATCGAGTCCACGAAGCGCAGCCGCACCGCCGTGCTGACCAAGCTGTACCCCACCCGCTCCCACACGGGCGCCGCGCAGGGCGGCATGGCCGCCGCGCTCGCCAACGTGGAGGAGGACAACTGGGAGTGGCACACCTTCGACACGGTCAAGGGCGGTGACTACCTGGTCGACCAGGACGCCGCAGAGATCCTGGCGAAGGAAGCCATCGACTCGGTCCTCGACCTGGAGAAGATGGGCCTGCCGTTCAACCGCACCCCGAACGGCACCATCGACCAGCGCCGCTTCGGCGGTCACAGCCGTAACCACGGCGAGGCCCCGGTCCGCCGGTCCTGCTACGCGGCCGACCGCACCGGCCACATGATCCTCCAGACGCTGTACCAGAACTGCGTCAAGCACGGCGTGGAGTTCTTCAACGAGTTCTACGTCCTCGACCAGCTGATCACCGAGGTGGACGGCGTCAAGAGGTCCGCCGGTGTGGTCGCCTACGAACTGGCGACCGGCGAGATCCACGTCTTCCAGGCGAAGGCCGTGATCTACGCGTCCGGCGGCACCGGCAAGTTCTTCAAGGTGACGTCGAACGCGCACACGCTGACGGGTGACGGCCAGGCGGCCGTGTACCGCCGGGGTCTGCCGCTGGAGGACATGGAGTTCTTCCAGTTCCACCCGACCGGCATCTGGCGCATGGGCATCCTGCTGACGGAGGGCGCCCGCGGTGAGGGCGGCATCCTCCGCAACAAGGACGGCGAGCGCTTCATGGAGAAGTACGCGCCGGTCATGAAGGACCTCGCGTCCCGTGACGTCGTCTCGCGCTCCATCTACACGGAGATCCGCGAGGGCCGCGGCTGCGGTCCCGAGGGCGACCACGTCTACCTGGACCTCACGCACCTCCCGCCGGAGCAGCTGGACGCGAAGCTGCCCGACATCACGGAGTTCGCGCGCACGTACCTCGGTATCGAGCCGTACACGGACCCGATCCCGATCCAGCCCACCGCGCACTACGCCATGGGCGGCATCCCGACGAACGTCGAGGGTGAGGTCCTGTCGGACAACACCACGGTGGTCCCCGGCCTGTACGCGGCCGGCGAGGTCGCCTGTGTGTCCGTGCACGGCGCGAACCGGCTGGGCACGAACAGCCTCCTGGACATCAACGTCTTCGGCCGCCGGGCCGGCATCGCGGCCGCGGAGTACAGCCAGACGGCGGACTTCGTGGAGCTGCCGGAGAACCCGTCGGAGCTGGTGGTCGACCAGGTCGAGCGCCTGCGCACCTCCAATGGCACCGAGCGCGTGGCCACGCTCCGCAAGGAGCTGCAGGAGACCATGGACGCCAACGTCATGGTGTTCCGCACCGAGCAGACGATCAAGACGGCGGTCGAGAAGATCGCGGAGCTGCGCGCGCGCTACAAGAACGTCTCGATCCAGGACAAGGGCAAGCGGTTCAACACGGACCTGCTGGAGGCCATCGAGCTCGGCAACCTCCTGGACCTCGCCGAGGTCATGGCGGTTTCGGCCCTGGCCCGCAAGGAGTCCCGCGGCGGTCACTACCGCGAGGACTACCCGAACCGCGACGACGTCAACTTCATGCGCCACACCATGGCGTACCGCGAGGTCGGCGACGACGGCACGGAGTCCATTCGTCTCGACTACAAGCCGGTCGTCCAGACCCGCTACCAGCCGATGGAGCGTAAGTACTGA
- a CDS encoding succinate dehydrogenase iron-sulfur subunit: MATPVMDKVEAESTASPYITVTFRVRRFNPEVSAEAVWEDFELEIDPKERVLDGLHKIKWEVDGTLTFRRSCAHGICGSDAMRINGKNRLACKTLIKDINPEKPITVEPIKGLTVLKDLVVDMEPFFQAYRDVMPFLITKDTNEPTRERFQTAEERERFDDTTKCILCAACTSSCPVFWNDGQYFGPAAIVNAHRFIFDSRDEAGEQRLEILNDKDGVWRCRTTFNCTDACPRGIEVTKAIAEVKKALITRRF; this comes from the coding sequence ATGGCAACCCCCGTTATGGACAAGGTCGAGGCGGAGTCCACGGCCTCCCCGTACATCACGGTCACGTTCCGGGTCCGCCGCTTCAACCCGGAAGTCTCCGCTGAGGCCGTGTGGGAAGACTTCGAGCTGGAGATCGACCCGAAGGAACGCGTCCTCGACGGCCTCCACAAGATCAAGTGGGAGGTCGACGGCACGCTGACCTTCCGCCGCTCGTGCGCCCACGGCATCTGCGGCTCGGACGCGATGCGGATCAACGGCAAGAACCGCCTCGCCTGCAAGACGCTGATCAAGGACATCAACCCCGAGAAGCCGATCACGGTCGAGCCCATCAAGGGCCTGACGGTCCTGAAGGACCTCGTGGTCGACATGGAGCCGTTCTTCCAGGCGTACCGCGACGTCATGCCCTTCCTCATCACGAAGGACACGAACGAGCCGACCCGCGAGCGTTTCCAGACGGCGGAGGAGCGCGAGCGCTTCGACGACACGACGAAGTGCATCCTCTGCGCGGCCTGCACCTCCTCGTGCCCGGTCTTCTGGAACGACGGCCAGTACTTCGGCCCCGCCGCCATCGTCAACGCGCACCGCTTCATCTTCGACTCGCGCGACGAGGCCGGCGAACAGCGCCTGGAGATCCTCAACGACAAGGACGGCGTGTGGCGCTGCCGCACGACCTTCAACTGCACGGACGCGTGCCCGCGCGGCATTGAGGTCACGAAGGCGATCGCGGAGGTCAAGAAGGCGCTGATCACTCGGCGGTTCTGA
- a CDS encoding VOC family protein, which translates to MSDDESYELLGFDNVLLPVGDLGEALAFYERAGFAVGFRLDEAGIAGLKVGGETPGILLRTEDGLGYRPPAWPTTRVWLEVPDARAAGRALTGAGMVLLDEPASVATGWTVEIADPWGNVVGFTDYTKRPMLGRRP; encoded by the coding sequence ATGTCAGATGACGAGTCGTACGAACTGCTCGGGTTCGACAACGTGCTGCTGCCGGTCGGCGACCTCGGCGAGGCCCTCGCGTTCTACGAGCGCGCCGGGTTCGCGGTCGGGTTCCGGCTCGACGAGGCCGGGATCGCGGGACTGAAGGTCGGCGGCGAGACGCCCGGAATCCTGCTGCGCACCGAGGATGGGCTGGGGTACCGGCCGCCGGCCTGGCCCACCACGCGGGTGTGGCTGGAGGTGCCGGACGCGCGCGCGGCGGGGCGGGCGTTGACCGGGGCGGGCATGGTGCTGCTCGACGAGCCCGCCTCCGTGGCCACCGGCTGGACCGTCGAGATCGCCGACCCCTGGGGGAACGTCGTCGGGTTCACGGACTACACCAAGCGGCCGATGCTCGGGCGCAGGCCCTGA
- a CDS encoding thiol-disulfide oxidoreductase DCC family protein, protein MPGETTGRTDAVADRVATDTPGAPVRRLTVLYDAQCSLCTFLHDWLVRQPQLVPLDFMAAGSDEARLRYPGLDHGATLAEITVVGDAGQVYRGGAAWIVTLWALREHRPLAHRLSTPSGARLAKGAVLAAAKWRGAQWDGTRQGGRSYQRADGWSYDTNRGWTYEPPGCESGTCATR, encoded by the coding sequence ATGCCCGGCGAGACAACCGGCAGGACGGACGCCGTGGCGGACCGCGTCGCGACCGACACGCCCGGCGCTCCGGTCCGCCGCCTGACCGTCCTCTACGACGCCCAGTGCTCCCTGTGCACCTTCCTGCACGACTGGCTCGTACGGCAGCCTCAGCTGGTGCCGCTGGACTTCATGGCGGCCGGGTCCGACGAGGCGCGGCTGCGCTACCCCGGGCTGGACCACGGCGCCACCCTGGCCGAGATCACCGTCGTCGGCGACGCGGGGCAGGTCTACCGGGGCGGCGCCGCCTGGATCGTCACCCTGTGGGCCCTGCGCGAGCACCGGCCGCTCGCGCATCGCCTCAGCACTCCGTCGGGGGCACGGCTCGCCAAGGGGGCCGTGCTCGCCGCCGCCAAGTGGCGCGGGGCGCAGTGGGACGGAACGCGCCAGGGCGGGCGGAGCTACCAGCGCGCGGACGGGTGGTCGTACGACACCAACCGGGGCTGGACGTACGAGCCGCCGGGCTGCGAGAGCGGCACCTGCGCCACGCGGTGA
- a CDS encoding trypsin-like serine peptidase, translated as MVGVTALLTAGALAAPAGAAPRPDSPANVSSVSAGAQQQAREFWTSERMRAATPLDLVTLNGHVDGGSAPRQGKATTVAPSAPVNSTASDIGVLAFPNSGGQWTGGGAVVSTAGRVFFSYQGRTASCSGNAVTSANKSTVITAGHCVKLEGAWHTNWVFVPGYHDGQAPHGRWTASKTLSTPQWTASEDINYDVGAAVVAPLDGKLLTDVVGGQGLAFNTGYNLRMYAFGFPAAAPYDGEKFIYCSGTTNRDFLLSDDHGMNCNMTGGSSGGPWFTQFNEATGTGLLSSVNSFKYNFLPNRMYGPHFGADAQNLYQAAQAS; from the coding sequence CTGGTCGGCGTCACCGCGCTGCTCACCGCCGGCGCCCTCGCCGCACCCGCGGGCGCCGCGCCGAGGCCGGACAGCCCGGCCAACGTCAGCTCGGTCTCGGCCGGCGCGCAGCAGCAGGCCCGTGAGTTCTGGACATCGGAACGGATGCGCGCCGCCACCCCGCTCGACCTGGTGACCTTGAACGGGCACGTCGACGGCGGCTCGGCGCCCCGCCAGGGCAAGGCGACCACCGTCGCGCCCAGCGCCCCGGTCAACAGCACGGCATCGGACATCGGCGTGCTGGCCTTCCCGAACAGCGGCGGCCAGTGGACGGGCGGCGGAGCGGTCGTGTCCACCGCGGGCCGCGTCTTCTTCTCGTACCAAGGGCGTACGGCGTCCTGCTCCGGCAACGCCGTCACCAGCGCCAACAAGAGCACCGTGATCACGGCGGGCCACTGCGTGAAGCTGGAGGGCGCCTGGCACACCAACTGGGTCTTCGTGCCCGGCTACCACGACGGACAGGCCCCTCATGGCCGCTGGACCGCGTCGAAGACCCTGTCCACCCCGCAGTGGACGGCGAGCGAGGACATTAACTACGACGTCGGCGCTGCGGTCGTCGCCCCGCTGGACGGCAAGCTGCTCACCGACGTCGTCGGCGGACAGGGGCTGGCCTTCAACACCGGCTACAACCTGCGCATGTACGCGTTCGGCTTCCCGGCCGCGGCCCCGTACGACGGCGAGAAGTTCATCTACTGCAGCGGCACCACCAACCGGGACTTCCTGCTGTCCGACGACCACGGCATGAACTGCAACATGACCGGCGGCTCCAGCGGCGGCCCCTGGTTCACGCAGTTCAACGAGGCCACGGGTACCGGCCTGCTGTCCTCGGTGAACAGCTTCAAGTACAACTTCCTGCCGAACCGGATGTACGGCCCGCACTTCGGCGCCGACGCCCAGAACCTCTACCAGGCGGCACAGGCCTCCTGA